In the Arthrobacter zhaoxinii genome, one interval contains:
- a CDS encoding CoA-binding protein has product MAHVNDPAVIERLLRNKAARWAVVGLSNNPLRPAVGVSRFVQDHLGMEIIPVSLKGDDVHGNKGYRKLGDIPGSIDVVDCFVNSARVGDIVDQAIEAGAKAVWLQLGVVDEAAAARAAEAGLDVVMDACPVIEAPRFGL; this is encoded by the coding sequence GTGGCACACGTCAATGACCCTGCGGTAATCGAACGGCTGCTCCGGAACAAAGCGGCACGGTGGGCAGTGGTTGGCCTGTCGAACAACCCGCTGCGCCCCGCCGTCGGCGTCTCACGCTTTGTCCAGGACCATCTGGGCATGGAGATCATCCCGGTAAGCCTGAAGGGCGACGACGTCCACGGCAACAAGGGTTACCGGAAGCTGGGTGATATTCCGGGAAGCATCGATGTGGTGGACTGCTTTGTGAACTCCGCCCGCGTGGGTGACATTGTGGACCAGGCCATCGAGGCGGGGGCCAAGGCCGTCTGGCTGCAGCTCGGCGTGGTGGACGAAGCCGCCGCTGCCCGCGCCGCGGAGGCGGGGCTCGACGTCGTGATGGACGCCTGCCCGGTGATCGAAGCTCCGCGCTTCGGGCTCTAA
- a CDS encoding DUF1206 domain-containing protein — MKQNNRSTGPVSQAAKRAADSAAFERFARVGYVASGIVHIVIGAIALQINAGGSGNADTSGAVAAVATQPAGYVLLWFCFLGCYALALFQLSRIFLAGQRLKDKELWKDRASNAGQVLVYGGIGTIFASFALGRGSNGGSSSSVSWTARLLAVPAGQWILGLAGLVVVGIGGYFIFKGASRRFRRDLTGVPGGLWSKAVDITGVAGFIAKGVSLVILGVLLTVAAVQADPEESTGLDGALHTLRDQPYGVVALAAVGVGLMLYGLYMGIIRARFAKL, encoded by the coding sequence TTGAAGCAGAACAACCGCAGTACCGGCCCCGTCAGCCAGGCCGCCAAGCGCGCCGCCGATTCCGCGGCCTTTGAGCGGTTCGCCCGGGTGGGCTACGTGGCGAGCGGGATCGTGCACATTGTCATCGGCGCGATCGCCCTGCAGATCAACGCCGGAGGATCCGGCAACGCGGACACCAGCGGAGCCGTCGCCGCTGTGGCCACACAGCCCGCCGGGTACGTACTCCTCTGGTTCTGCTTCCTCGGCTGCTACGCCCTGGCGCTGTTCCAACTCAGCCGCATCTTCCTTGCCGGACAGCGGCTGAAGGACAAGGAGCTCTGGAAGGACCGGGCCAGCAACGCCGGACAGGTGCTCGTCTACGGGGGTATCGGAACCATTTTCGCTTCGTTCGCCCTGGGCCGCGGCAGCAATGGCGGAAGCTCTTCCTCGGTCAGCTGGACCGCCCGCCTGCTGGCGGTACCGGCGGGCCAATGGATTCTGGGCCTCGCCGGGCTCGTTGTGGTGGGGATCGGCGGCTACTTCATTTTCAAGGGAGCCTCCCGCCGCTTCCGCCGGGACCTCACCGGCGTCCCCGGCGGGCTCTGGTCAAAGGCCGTGGACATCACCGGCGTGGCCGGCTTCATTGCCAAGGGAGTGTCGCTTGTCATCCTGGGGGTGCTGCTCACGGTGGCCGCCGTGCAGGCGGACCCGGAGGAGTCCACCGGCCTCGACGGCGCGCTGCACACTCTGCGCGACCAGCCCTACGGCGTGGTGGCGCTGGCCGCGGTGGGAGTCGGGCTGATGCTCTACGGGCTGTACATGGGGATTATCCGCGCCCGGTTCGCCAAGCTTTAG
- a CDS encoding MmcQ/YjbR family DNA-binding protein → MDAGELKRLCLSLPGAFEDFPFGPDSSVFKVRAAGGKAKMFALAALAGEPLMISLKCEPELALQLRAAHPEITGAWHMNKTHWNQVEVASGLPHGMIRDLVEDSYDLVVASLPRKDRESLEWKGLAGG, encoded by the coding sequence ATGGATGCGGGTGAGCTTAAGCGATTGTGCCTGTCCCTGCCCGGAGCGTTTGAAGATTTCCCCTTTGGGCCGGACTCTTCGGTGTTCAAGGTGCGGGCAGCAGGCGGCAAAGCGAAAATGTTCGCTCTGGCCGCCCTTGCCGGCGAGCCCCTGATGATCAGCCTGAAGTGCGAACCGGAGCTGGCGCTCCAGCTGCGCGCCGCGCATCCGGAGATCACGGGCGCCTGGCACATGAACAAAACGCACTGGAACCAGGTGGAAGTTGCCTCCGGCCTGCCGCACGGCATGATCCGGGACCTGGTGGAGGACTCCTATGACCTGGTGGTGGCGTCGTTGCCGCGAAAAGACCGGGAATCACTCGAGTGGAAGGGCCTGGCGGGCGGATGA
- a CDS encoding DUF1990 family protein gives MRGRADFTYAEQGKTERPYPAPMTDRWPDGYRLVLRKDELKVDDARAGFLRLTNGLLDWDLHRRAGLSVAPGTPRAAPGVDMASGVGFWRVRYYAPCRVIWVSDAVLDDAGTAVRGQRSGFGYGTLPGHPERGEEGFYAELDEDGRLYFRIAAYSRPANRVVAAANPVNVRVQQFYTNRYFAAAYRLASGS, from the coding sequence ATGAGGGGCCGCGCTGACTTTACCTATGCGGAGCAGGGGAAGACCGAGCGGCCCTATCCGGCGCCGATGACGGACCGTTGGCCGGACGGCTACCGGCTGGTGTTGCGCAAGGACGAACTCAAGGTAGACGATGCCCGGGCCGGGTTCCTCCGCCTGACCAACGGGCTGCTGGACTGGGACCTGCACCGCCGGGCGGGGCTGTCCGTGGCCCCCGGCACTCCGCGCGCCGCCCCCGGCGTCGACATGGCGTCCGGTGTCGGGTTTTGGCGGGTGCGCTACTACGCGCCGTGCCGCGTCATCTGGGTCTCGGACGCAGTGCTGGACGACGCCGGCACTGCGGTCCGCGGGCAACGCAGCGGTTTTGGATACGGCACGCTCCCCGGACACCCGGAGCGCGGTGAAGAAGGCTTTTATGCCGAGCTGGACGAGGACGGCCGGCTCTACTTCCGGATCGCGGCCTACAGCCGGCCGGCCAACCGGGTGGTCGCTGCTGCGAACCCGGTCAACGTGCGCGTCCAGCAGTTCTACACCAACCGGTACTTCGCGGCAGCCTACCGGCTGGCCTCCGGAAGCTGA
- a CDS encoding GNAT family N-acetyltransferase, translating to MSIIPESLAADAGIPTERLSLDLMTVAEVDALIIQTRGPDWSEDFPQPADYDAARRAFEAGLLTPAAAAFGMRLIHECSTSLVVGTIGFDGVPLENAVEVTYNVVPSRRGQGYAAEALIALTRFILDQPGVDEVTAYTEPANEASQSVLLTAGFLPEEGSTMVLRFSLRRDQLPEASR from the coding sequence GTGAGCATAATCCCCGAGAGCCTGGCAGCTGACGCAGGCATCCCCACCGAGCGCCTGTCGCTGGACCTGATGACCGTGGCCGAGGTGGACGCCCTCATCATCCAGACGCGGGGGCCGGACTGGAGCGAGGATTTCCCCCAGCCGGCGGATTACGACGCCGCCCGGCGGGCTTTTGAGGCGGGCCTCCTGACCCCGGCGGCGGCCGCCTTCGGCATGCGGCTGATCCATGAGTGCTCCACCTCCCTGGTGGTGGGGACCATTGGTTTTGACGGGGTCCCGCTGGAGAACGCCGTGGAGGTCACCTATAACGTCGTGCCGTCCCGCCGGGGGCAGGGCTACGCCGCCGAGGCGCTCATTGCCCTGACACGCTTCATCCTGGACCAGCCCGGGGTGGACGAGGTCACGGCGTACACCGAACCCGCCAACGAGGCGTCCCAGTCCGTGCTGCTCACTGCAGGATTCCTGCCTGAGGAGGGAAGCACGATGGTGCTGCGTTTCAGCCTGCGGCGAGATCAGCTTCCGGAGGCCAGCCGGTAG
- the purL gene encoding phosphoribosylformylglycinamidine synthase subunit PurL, which yields MTVSTGAAQKKFRIDTVEHAAATPDTELPWAELGLKEDEFHRVVEILGRRPTAAELAMYSVMWSEHCSYKSSKVHLKQFGDKVTDKMKEHLLVGIGENAGVVDIGEGWAVTFKVESHNHPSFVEPYQGAATGVGGIVRDIISMGARPVAVMDPLRFGAIDHPDTARLVHGIVSGIGGYGNSLGLPNIGGELVFDSVYQGNPLVNALAVGVMRHEDIRLANASGAGNKVVLFGARTGGDGIGGASVLASESFDDSKPSKRPAVQVGDPFAEKVLIECCLELFKSSVVEGIQDLGAAGISCATSELASNGDGGMHVELTNVLLRDPTLTPGEILMSESQERMMAVVTPENVEAFEAIMDKWNVEYSWLGEVTGTGRLIIDWAGETIVDVDPRTVAHEGPVYQRPLSRPAAQDSIEADSFNAERPFGSAAVKDAILELMASPNMCDKSWVTNQFDRYVQGNTALAMPDDAGVVRVDETTGLGVAISTDANGRYSYLNPYEGAKLALAESYRNVSTAGAKPLAVTDCLNFGSPEDPEVMWQFAESVRGLADGCRELGVPVTGGNVSLYNQTGGVAIHPTPVVGVLGVFDDVARRTPSGWRQDGQAIYLMGTTQDELDGSEYANLRGHLGGQPPKVDLQAEKLLGELLVNASRDGMIDAAHDLSEGGLAAALSEMALRFGVGARIGLGEVCERDGVDLFTLLFSESQARAVVAVARSEEVRFKDMCSARGFAHARIGVVDTEIGALDFQSNFTLPLDELKAAYEGTLPKHFG from the coding sequence ATGACCGTTTCCACAGGTGCTGCGCAGAAAAAGTTCCGCATCGACACCGTGGAGCATGCCGCCGCCACCCCGGACACCGAGCTGCCCTGGGCCGAGCTCGGCCTGAAGGAAGACGAATTCCACCGCGTCGTGGAGATCCTGGGCCGCCGCCCCACCGCGGCCGAGCTGGCGATGTACTCGGTCATGTGGTCCGAGCACTGCTCCTACAAGTCCTCCAAGGTGCATCTGAAGCAGTTCGGTGACAAGGTCACCGACAAAATGAAGGAACACCTGTTGGTGGGCATCGGTGAGAACGCCGGCGTCGTGGATATCGGCGAGGGCTGGGCCGTGACCTTCAAGGTCGAATCCCACAACCACCCCTCCTTCGTGGAGCCCTACCAGGGCGCCGCCACCGGCGTCGGCGGCATTGTCCGCGACATCATCTCCATGGGCGCCCGTCCGGTGGCCGTAATGGATCCGCTGCGCTTCGGCGCCATCGACCACCCGGACACCGCCCGGCTGGTGCACGGCATCGTCTCCGGCATCGGCGGCTACGGCAACTCCCTCGGACTGCCGAACATCGGCGGGGAACTGGTCTTCGACTCCGTGTACCAGGGCAACCCGCTGGTCAACGCGCTGGCCGTAGGCGTAATGCGCCACGAAGACATCCGGCTGGCCAACGCCTCCGGAGCCGGCAACAAGGTGGTGCTGTTCGGCGCCCGCACCGGCGGCGACGGCATTGGCGGCGCCTCCGTGCTGGCCTCCGAATCCTTCGACGACAGCAAGCCCTCCAAGCGCCCTGCCGTCCAGGTGGGTGATCCGTTCGCGGAGAAGGTGCTCATCGAGTGCTGCCTGGAACTGTTCAAGTCCTCCGTGGTGGAGGGCATCCAGGACCTGGGCGCGGCCGGGATTTCCTGCGCGACGTCGGAACTCGCCTCCAACGGCGACGGCGGCATGCACGTGGAACTGACCAACGTGCTGCTGCGCGATCCCACCCTGACCCCCGGCGAGATCCTGATGTCCGAGTCCCAGGAACGCATGATGGCCGTGGTCACGCCGGAGAACGTGGAAGCGTTCGAGGCGATCATGGACAAATGGAACGTGGAGTACTCCTGGCTCGGCGAGGTCACCGGCACCGGCCGGCTGATCATCGACTGGGCCGGCGAAACCATTGTCGACGTCGATCCGCGCACCGTGGCCCACGAGGGCCCGGTGTACCAGCGCCCTCTGTCGCGTCCGGCCGCGCAGGACAGCATCGAGGCCGACTCCTTCAACGCGGAACGGCCCTTCGGCAGCGCCGCGGTCAAGGACGCCATCCTGGAACTGATGGCCTCGCCGAACATGTGCGACAAGTCCTGGGTCACCAACCAGTTCGACCGCTACGTGCAGGGCAACACCGCCCTGGCCATGCCGGACGACGCCGGTGTGGTCCGGGTGGATGAAACCACCGGACTGGGCGTAGCCATCTCGACCGATGCCAACGGCCGCTACTCCTACCTCAACCCGTACGAGGGCGCGAAGCTGGCCCTGGCCGAGTCCTACCGCAACGTGTCCACCGCCGGCGCGAAGCCGCTGGCGGTCACCGACTGCCTGAACTTCGGCTCCCCGGAGGACCCGGAGGTCATGTGGCAGTTCGCCGAGTCCGTCCGCGGGCTGGCCGACGGCTGCCGCGAACTCGGAGTGCCCGTCACCGGCGGCAACGTCTCGCTGTACAACCAGACCGGCGGCGTCGCCATCCATCCCACCCCCGTGGTGGGCGTCCTGGGTGTGTTCGACGACGTCGCCCGCCGCACGCCGTCGGGCTGGCGGCAGGACGGCCAGGCCATTTACCTGATGGGCACCACGCAGGACGAGCTGGACGGCTCCGAATACGCGAACCTGCGCGGCCACCTGGGCGGGCAGCCGCCGAAGGTGGACCTGCAGGCGGAAAAGCTGCTCGGGGAACTGCTGGTCAATGCCTCCCGCGACGGCATGATCGACGCCGCGCACGACCTCTCCGAAGGCGGCCTCGCTGCCGCGCTGTCCGAGATGGCCCTGCGCTTCGGCGTCGGCGCCCGGATCGGCCTCGGCGAGGTGTGCGAACGCGACGGCGTGGACCTGTTCACCCTGCTGTTCTCCGAGTCCCAGGCCCGCGCCGTCGTCGCGGTCGCCCGGAGCGAGGAGGTCCGGTTCAAGGACATGTGCTCGGCGCGCGGCTTCGCCCATGCCCGAATCGGCGTGGTGGATACGGAGATCGGCGCCCTGGACTTCCAGAGCAACTTCACGCTGCCGCTGGATGAGCTGAAGGCGGCCTACGAAGGCACCCTGCCGAAGCACTTCGGCTAG
- the purQ gene encoding phosphoribosylformylglycinamidine synthase subunit PurQ, with protein sequence MLSTPLIGDFSVAPENDALRAVRVGVITFPGTLDDRDAARAVTIAGGTAVGLWHAEANLQSVDAVIIPGGFSYGDYLRAGAIARFAPLMEKVVDAAAGGMPVLGICNGFQILTEAHLLPGSMIKNNHLKFSCADQLLRVENNTTAWTNAYEAEAGMVVPLKNQDGQYVADEKTLDELEGEGRVVFRYDGGNPNGSRRGIAGISNAAGNVVGLMPHPEHAVEPGFGPDSSAYGEVGLGYGTDGLRIFSSVLNSLVAGGKS encoded by the coding sequence ATTTTGAGTACACCCCTGATCGGCGACTTTTCGGTCGCCCCGGAAAACGACGCGCTCCGCGCGGTCCGGGTAGGTGTCATCACCTTTCCCGGCACGCTGGATGACCGCGACGCCGCCCGTGCCGTAACCATCGCCGGCGGCACCGCCGTCGGGCTCTGGCATGCCGAAGCGAATCTGCAGTCAGTGGATGCCGTGATCATCCCCGGCGGGTTCTCCTACGGGGATTACCTGCGCGCCGGCGCCATTGCCCGCTTCGCCCCGCTCATGGAAAAGGTAGTGGACGCCGCAGCCGGCGGCATGCCCGTGCTGGGCATCTGCAACGGCTTCCAGATCCTCACCGAGGCGCACCTTCTGCCCGGATCCATGATCAAGAACAACCACCTGAAATTCTCCTGCGCGGACCAGCTGCTGCGCGTGGAAAACAACACCACGGCCTGGACCAACGCCTACGAGGCCGAAGCCGGCATGGTTGTTCCGCTGAAGAACCAGGACGGCCAGTACGTCGCGGATGAAAAAACGCTCGACGAGCTCGAAGGCGAAGGCCGGGTGGTCTTCCGGTACGACGGCGGAAACCCCAACGGATCCCGCCGCGGCATCGCCGGCATTTCCAATGCCGCCGGGAACGTCGTCGGGTTGATGCCCCATCCCGAACACGCCGTCGAACCCGGCTTCGGCCCGGATTCCTCCGCCTACGGGGAGGTCGGGCTGGGCTACGGCACCGACGGGCTCCGCATCTTCAGCTCAGTCCTCAACTCGCTCGTTGCCGGAGGCAAGTCATGA
- the purS gene encoding phosphoribosylformylglycinamidine synthase subunit PurS codes for MPRIVVDVMPKPEILDPQGKAIAGALPRLGLTGFTGVRQGKRFELTVDGDVTPEVLEQARTAAATVLSNPVIEDVTRVEVIPEA; via the coding sequence ATGCCCCGGATCGTTGTTGATGTCATGCCCAAGCCCGAGATCCTCGATCCGCAGGGCAAAGCCATTGCCGGGGCGCTCCCCCGCCTGGGACTGACGGGTTTCACCGGAGTCCGCCAGGGCAAACGCTTTGAGCTCACCGTCGACGGGGACGTTACCCCCGAGGTCCTGGAGCAGGCCCGCACCGCTGCTGCGACCGTGCTGTCCAATCCCGTGATCGAAGACGTCACCCGCGTCGAAGTTATCCCGGAGGCCTGA
- a CDS encoding DUF4442 domain-containing protein produces MKLLQAKPATVRRFMNVWPPFAFTGIRITRLDPEYWGVSVRLRSYWWNKNVAGVHFGGSLFAMTDPFWMMLLLHHLGGDHVVWDRAAEVEFLKPGKGEVRAEFVLDPADVERLRRLAANGDKVLEWFSVDVTDSTGDVVARIRKQVHVRRKRDRPGAQEPSGTAAAHE; encoded by the coding sequence GTGAAACTCCTGCAAGCGAAGCCGGCCACCGTCCGCCGGTTCATGAACGTGTGGCCGCCCTTTGCCTTTACCGGCATTCGCATCACCCGCCTGGACCCTGAGTATTGGGGGGTTTCCGTGCGGCTGCGGTCCTACTGGTGGAACAAGAACGTGGCAGGTGTGCATTTCGGTGGCTCCCTGTTCGCCATGACCGATCCGTTCTGGATGATGCTGCTGCTCCATCACCTCGGCGGCGACCACGTTGTGTGGGACCGTGCGGCGGAGGTCGAGTTCCTGAAGCCGGGGAAGGGCGAGGTGCGGGCCGAGTTTGTCCTGGACCCGGCCGACGTCGAGCGCCTGCGCAGGCTGGCTGCGAACGGGGACAAGGTACTCGAATGGTTCTCCGTAGATGTAACTGACAGCACCGGCGACGTGGTGGCTCGGATACGGAAGCAGGTGCATGTGCGGCGCAAACGGGACCGGCCCGGCGCGCAGGAGCCCAGCGGAACGGCGGCGGCTCATGAATGA
- a CDS encoding SRPBCC domain-containing protein yields MQPEPSGRVIRTGAETYDLILQRRFAEPPAAVWPSFTSPDQTAQWFGRWEGTPGRGDTVDLQMLFEEGLPWSRVRIADCVSPELLRLLVEDEYGSWDLEIRLRNDPAGSALDFIHHLEDPQAVSSVGPGWEYYLDRLLAARSGDPAPDFNDYFPSQGPYFEAQAEAAADSPGPA; encoded by the coding sequence ATGCAGCCAGAACCAAGCGGCCGGGTTATCCGTACCGGTGCCGAGACCTACGACCTGATTCTTCAACGCCGGTTCGCGGAACCGCCGGCAGCAGTGTGGCCCAGCTTCACCAGCCCGGACCAGACGGCCCAGTGGTTCGGCCGCTGGGAAGGAACCCCGGGAAGGGGCGACACCGTTGACCTGCAGATGCTCTTCGAAGAGGGGCTGCCCTGGAGCCGGGTCCGCATAGCAGACTGCGTCTCTCCGGAACTGCTGCGCCTGCTGGTGGAGGACGAATACGGCAGCTGGGACCTGGAAATCCGGCTCCGTAACGATCCGGCCGGGAGCGCACTGGACTTCATCCACCATCTGGAGGACCCGCAGGCCGTCTCCAGCGTGGGGCCGGGCTGGGAATACTATCTGGACCGGCTGCTGGCCGCCCGCAGCGGCGATCCGGCCCCGGACTTCAATGACTATTTCCCCAGCCAGGGACCCTACTTCGAGGCACAGGCAGAGGCGGCTGCAGACTCGCCCGGCCCTGCTTGA
- a CDS encoding 3-methyladenine DNA glycosylase — translation MASARPVVLSEDQWLPRQAAHVTRVRPFTEGFLARRSAGRKHPVEDFLFTYYSQKPGQLLRWHPGAGVVLTGPATVERTAWKFYRTLTETEREAAGIDAGTPAVTVDVAGFAAVRGDALGFTTMLLSRTAARRPVLGCFGMHEWAMAYKSEDNGIRHDYLQLRLGAQGTDELVERSKIRCTHFDAFRFYTPEAVPLNELTPTRENQRDLEQPGCLHANMDLYKWAYKLVPLLPSEVVMDAFELSWRIREMDMCASPYDLADWGYTPIAVETPAGRAQYAAAQRGFAEESQQLRARILSLLEPFGEQLCSQNQAAGLSVPVPRPTT, via the coding sequence ATTGCTTCCGCCCGCCCCGTCGTCCTGTCTGAGGACCAGTGGCTTCCCCGCCAGGCGGCGCATGTAACCCGCGTCCGGCCCTTCACCGAAGGATTCCTCGCCCGGCGCTCGGCCGGCCGGAAACACCCGGTGGAGGATTTCCTCTTCACCTACTACTCCCAGAAACCCGGCCAGCTGCTGCGCTGGCACCCGGGTGCCGGCGTCGTCCTGACCGGGCCGGCCACAGTGGAACGCACGGCCTGGAAGTTCTACCGGACGCTGACAGAGACGGAGCGGGAAGCCGCGGGAATCGACGCCGGAACACCGGCGGTCACCGTGGATGTGGCCGGGTTTGCCGCGGTGCGCGGCGATGCCCTCGGATTCACCACCATGCTGCTTTCCCGCACGGCCGCCAGGCGGCCGGTGCTGGGCTGCTTCGGCATGCATGAGTGGGCCATGGCCTACAAGTCCGAGGACAACGGGATCCGGCACGACTACCTGCAGCTGCGGCTCGGGGCCCAGGGCACCGACGAGCTGGTGGAGCGCAGCAAAATCCGCTGCACCCACTTCGATGCCTTCCGGTTCTACACCCCGGAAGCGGTGCCGCTGAACGAGCTCACGCCCACCCGCGAAAACCAGCGGGACCTGGAGCAGCCCGGCTGCCTGCACGCCAACATGGACCTGTACAAATGGGCGTACAAACTCGTGCCGCTGCTGCCCAGCGAGGTGGTGATGGATGCCTTTGAGCTTTCCTGGCGCATCCGGGAAATGGACATGTGCGCCTCCCCCTATGACCTGGCTGACTGGGGTTACACCCCGATTGCCGTAGAGACGCCTGCCGGCCGGGCCCAGTATGCAGCCGCTCAACGCGGCTTCGCCGAGGAATCGCAGCAGCTGCGGGCCCGCATCCTGAGCCTGCTGGAACCCTTTGGAGAGCAGCTATGCAGCCAGAACCAAGCGGCCGGGTTATCCGTACCGGTGCCGAGACCTACGACCTGA
- a CDS encoding TetR/AcrR family transcriptional regulator, which translates to MESPRNRALDAAIDLVGTQGLRALTHGRVDAAAELPRGSTSNYFRTRAQLLAGVLGRIAEREMGGVSGAFAARTPAELIDSLGTLIETTTGPLRVLTTARLAVFLEASRDPQLQEVASGGRQAMRAVIADAFERLGAAEPGRLSDAVVACCEGLILHRITRGDTTDPRTVFAAVLAGKFPGSIS; encoded by the coding sequence ATGGAGTCTCCCCGAAACCGCGCCCTCGATGCCGCCATTGATCTGGTGGGCACCCAGGGCCTGCGAGCCCTCACCCACGGCCGTGTGGATGCCGCTGCGGAACTTCCGCGCGGCTCGACGTCGAACTATTTCCGCACCCGTGCCCAGTTGCTGGCCGGAGTTCTGGGGCGCATCGCCGAGCGGGAAATGGGCGGCGTCTCCGGCGCGTTCGCCGCCCGAACACCGGCCGAACTGATCGACAGCTTAGGAACCCTGATCGAAACGACCACCGGCCCCCTGCGGGTGCTGACCACGGCACGGCTGGCGGTTTTCCTCGAAGCCAGCCGCGACCCCCAGCTGCAGGAGGTGGCCTCCGGCGGGCGGCAGGCGATGCGAGCGGTCATCGCGGACGCGTTTGAACGGCTCGGCGCCGCCGAGCCCGGCCGGCTCAGTGACGCAGTAGTGGCCTGTTGTGAAGGCCTCATCCTGCATCGGATAACCCGGGGCGACACCACCGACCCCCGTACGGTATTCGCGGCCGTCCTGGCCGGGAAGTTTCCCGGCTCCATCTCCTGA
- a CDS encoding alpha/beta fold hydrolase, which yields MKTPLDIQPRLDGVTHRMVNVGGLNIHVAEAGQGAPLLLLHGFPEHWWQWHRIIGPLAENHRVICPDGRGAGWTDAPGSGYGRDQLAADVLGLLDALGLEKVGVLSHDWGSLVTYQVCLRHPDRVSAHLSLSIPPPYFDFDIRMVLTILRHVRHNVVAMPVIGAGLLRPALVRRVLADFSAAGSFTEQDADLFAGRYADPARSRAGSALYRQFINPEGVRIMRGAYRNTRLATRTRVLIGTDDPGMQAGFVHGYKQFCDDLDVDYLSGANHFVAADRPDAVITAAREVFA from the coding sequence ATGAAAACTCCTCTGGATATCCAGCCCCGGCTCGACGGGGTGACACATCGCATGGTCAATGTCGGCGGCCTGAACATCCATGTCGCCGAGGCCGGGCAGGGCGCTCCCCTGTTGCTCCTGCACGGTTTTCCCGAGCACTGGTGGCAATGGCACCGCATCATCGGCCCGCTCGCCGAGAACCACCGGGTGATCTGCCCGGACGGGCGCGGAGCCGGCTGGACGGATGCGCCCGGCAGCGGTTACGGGCGGGATCAGCTGGCCGCTGACGTCCTTGGACTACTGGATGCCCTGGGGCTTGAGAAGGTCGGTGTTCTCTCGCATGACTGGGGCTCGCTGGTCACCTATCAGGTCTGTCTCCGCCACCCGGACCGGGTTTCGGCGCACCTCTCACTGAGCATTCCCCCTCCGTACTTCGACTTCGACATCCGCATGGTGCTGACCATCCTTCGGCATGTCCGGCACAACGTGGTGGCGATGCCGGTGATCGGAGCCGGACTGCTGCGCCCGGCTCTGGTGCGGAGGGTCCTAGCGGACTTCTCGGCCGCGGGATCGTTCACGGAGCAGGACGCAGACCTATTCGCCGGCCGTTATGCGGACCCTGCCCGGTCCCGGGCCGGATCGGCACTGTACCGGCAGTTCATCAATCCCGAAGGCGTGCGGATTATGCGCGGGGCCTACCGAAACACCCGGCTGGCCACCCGGACGCGCGTCCTCATCGGCACCGACGACCCCGGCATGCAGGCCGGCTTTGTGCACGGCTACAAGCAATTCTGCGATGATCTGGACGTCGACTACCTGTCCGGAGCCAACCATTTTGTGGCTGCCGACCGGCCCGACGCCGTCATCACCGCCGCACGGGAGGTGTTCGCCTAA